In Oncorhynchus gorbuscha isolate QuinsamMale2020 ecotype Even-year linkage group LG02, OgorEven_v1.0, whole genome shotgun sequence, a single genomic region encodes these proteins:
- the LOC124008589 gene encoding oligodendrocyte-myelin glycoprotein-like: MSDNRSNPGKSLISIAAATPVFQETKAGAQPGLGTTEERRDWNAKMRKRRVLLMPHSGPPHCVAILWLLMLLCLQALAVCPPMCTCNRSHREVDCSWRGLRTLPLGLQHNLHSLNLSHNRIHDLDGQLSTFAHLRTLDLSHNRLVRLPTALPKALWELHAAANHIHLLDKNDTAYQWNLRVLDLSNNKLERAVFINNTLTSLRLLNFSNNHFWTVPTNMPASLETVDLSHNSLVQILPGTLNRMSRLTTFYLHSNRFSSVGPEAFSQLGSLSLLSLGDNPWACEHQANITHLLAWLQHTSTRVLGCPCHTHPVCGEPHPARTGGWHFASYTQPPLAAGTQEERSHPPPPEALTRWPWYLSESALLNTQLHTRRAPGRPSGPENNNLFTDHYPFTSTPLAISTLPTDRSQTESSTSTTDDTFITDTTFTTDSIYTTDAAFTTNNPSTIPRRTATLRTRSVKRTNQGGSPDHNTSPAPSAWSTLPLVLNLWLLLTRTLYVL, from the exons ATGAGCGACAACCGGTCAAACCCAGGAAAATCCCTCATCAGCATTGCAGCAGCCACTCCAGTGTTTCAGGAGACAAAGGCAGGAGCTCAGCCTGGGCTGGGgaccacagaggagaggagagactggaatGCAAAGATGAGGAAAAG GCGTGTGCTACTGATGCCCCACAGTGGCCCTCCCCACTGTGTGGCCATTCTATGGCTGTTGATGCTGCTGTGTCTCCAGGCCCTGGCTGTCTGCCCCCCCATGTGTACCTGTAACCGCAGCCACAGAGAGGTGGACTGTTCCTGGAGGGGCCTGAGGACGCTGCCCCTGGGCCTGCAGCACAACCTACACTCCCTCAACCTGTCTCACAACCGTATCCATGACCTGGATGGCCAGCTGAGTACCTTCGCCCACCTCCGCACCCTGGACCTGTCCCACAACAGGCTGGTCCGCCTGCCCACCGCCCTGCCAAAGGCACTGTGGGAGCTCCATGCTGCAGCCAACCACATCCACCTACTGGACAAGAATGACACGGCCTACCAGTGGAACCTGCGGGTCCTAGACCTGTCCAACAACAAGCTGGAGCGGGCCGTGTTCATCAACAACACCCTGACCAGCCTACGCCTGCTCAACTTCAGCAACAACCACTTCTGGACCGTGCCTACCAACATGCCAGCCAGCTTGGAGACCGTAGACCTGTCCCACAACTCCCTGGTGCAGATCCTGCCTGGCACTCTGAACCGGATGTCCAGGCTGACCACCTTCTACCTGCACTCCAACCGCTTCTCCTCTGTGGGCCCTGAGGCCTTCAGCCAGCTGGGCAGCCTGAGCCTCCTCTCCCTGGGGGACAACCCCTGGGCCTGTGAGCACCAGGCCAACATCACCCACCTGCTGGCCTGGCTCCAGCACACGTCCACCCGCGTGCTTGGCTGTCCCTGCCACACTCACCCTGTCTGTGGAGAGCCCCACCCGGCCAGGACTGGAGGATGGCACTTTGCCTCCTACACTCAGCCTCCCCTGGCTGCTGGTACTCAGGAGGAGAGGAGCCACCCTCCTCCCCCAGAGGCCCTCACCAGGTGGCCTTGGTACCTGTCCGAGTCTGCCCTGCTCAACACCCAGCTCCACACCCGAAGAGCCCCAGGACGCCCCAGTGGACCAGAGAACAACAACCTCTTCACAGACCACTACCCGTTCACTTCAACCCCTCTGGCCATTTCCACCCTGCCCACTGACAGGTCCCAAACCGAAAGCAGCACGTCAACCACAGACGACACCTTCATAACAGACACAACCTTTACTACTGACAGCATCTACACTACAGATGCAGCCTTCACCACGAACAACCCCTCTACCATCCCAAGGAGAACAGCCACCCTCCGCACCAGGAGTGTCAAGAGGACCAACCAGGGTGGCTCCCCGGACCACAACACCAGCCCAGCCCCCAGCGCCTGGTCAACACTCCCACTAGTACTGAACCTGTGGCTCCTCCTGACTCGCACCCTGTACGTTCTCTGA
- the LOC124008597 gene encoding uncharacterized protein LOC124008597 codes for MNGSRVCLLLYSVVLMGYGASPETTMGPSVPTGLTTATNQTSPTHSTWATSATHIPATTNIPATTNIPATTNTPSRANTKAHPNPCADCLFKCLFKEIDGTILLIVTGCLVVLCTVLLVSTVVLLYQVFHLKHQLRSSTISSHPTRSNVDLESGSGHWGTGQKTKERPGSEPSETSLMMPELRQTQKGERGKEEEPEKSVKEQGKDETAKAKPKKKEKEAATANVTSGSAENGAATPSQESPVTTNQPAEPPDPAATTASPSSQASSDVVVG; via the coding sequence ATGAATGGCTCCCGGGTCTGCCTCTTGCTGTACAGTGTAGTACTAATGGGATATGGGGCTAGCCCTGAAACAACCATGGGACCATCTGTACCAACAGGTTTAACCACAGCAACAAATCAAACCTCACCTACACACTCCACTTGGGCAACATCTGCAACCCACATCCCAGCAACCACCAACATCCCAGCAACCACCAACATCCCAGCAACCACCAACACACCATCCAGAGCCAATACTAAGGCCCATCCCAATCCCTGTGCCGACTGTCTGTTTAAGTGTCTGTTTAAGGAGATTGATGGCACCATCCTGCTGATAGTGACGGGTTGCCTGGTGGTCCTGTGTACCGTCCTGCTGGTCTCCACCGTGGTGCTGTTATACCAGGTGTTCCACCTGAAGCACCAGCTACGTAGCAGCACCATCAGCAGCCACCCCACCCGCAGCAACGTAGACCTGGAGAGTGGTTCTGGGCACTGGGGCACTGGGCAGAAGACCAAGGAGAGGCCTGGCTCTGAGCCCAGTGAGACCAGCCTGATGATGCCAGAGCTCAGACAGAcgcagaagggggagaggggcaaGGAAGAGGAGCCAGAGAAGTCAGTCAAGGAGCAAGGGAAAGATGAGACGGCGAAAGCCAAGCccaagaagaaagagaaggaggcaGCCACAGCTAACGTCACGTCAGGAAGTGCTGAAAATGGAGCGGCGACCCCCAGCCAGGAGAGCCCAGTCACCACCAACCAGCCTGCAGAGCCCCCTGACCCCGCAGCCACAAcagcctctccttcctcccaggcctccagtgatgtggtggtggggtga